A single genomic interval of Aureliella helgolandensis harbors:
- a CDS encoding hybrid sensor histidine kinase/response regulator, with the protein MTPQKILRISPITTTGETPAAAPDRIEFPPSLMVDEVSNPVEALSKLSRYNYSGVFLDGGEGANEDGFVRLLQSERILDGMPDGVALINSEMIVTWANSRLRMWSPLESPGGHNFYAILGNPQIMGPDFCPFHTALATGMSSSSTLQTDDNRYYQVHVAPLTDAATDNAALVATVSDITSEILQQQKLAAIHQAGLQLTDLKPDEIFAMDTSARIELLKDNIRYYTADLLNVEVIEIRLLEQSTGNLMPLLSVGINQEAADRKLYARPQGNGVTGYVASTGKSYLCEDARQDPLYLQAFAGAASSLTVPLILHDTIIGTINVESNVVCAFDSTDLQFLEIFSRDVAVALNTLELLVAQKNNAAQQSCEAIHSAVALPVDHILNDAVSVIEKYIGQDPEVVDRLQRILQEARDIRRVIQQIGQKMAPAEALPAGCTEQLHHKLRGKRILVVDSDLQVLNDAHMLLERFGCIVEAAHSGDEAGSMYRNSRLDAAYDVVISAVNLPDYSGYQLMLRLLQITERVPMALMTGFGYDPGHSIVKARQAGLHPKALLYKPFKLAQLLGVVEIVLDGPQPTRDPL; encoded by the coding sequence ATGACGCCACAAAAGATTCTCCGAATAAGCCCAATCACGACTACCGGTGAGACTCCCGCCGCCGCTCCCGATCGGATCGAATTCCCCCCATCCCTTATGGTGGATGAGGTAAGCAATCCAGTAGAGGCGCTTTCCAAACTCTCCCGATATAACTACTCAGGGGTATTTCTCGATGGTGGGGAAGGTGCGAACGAAGATGGATTCGTGCGGCTTCTTCAGAGCGAGCGCATCTTGGATGGCATGCCCGATGGGGTGGCTCTCATCAATTCCGAGATGATTGTCACCTGGGCCAACAGCCGACTGCGCATGTGGTCGCCCCTGGAATCTCCCGGTGGCCATAACTTCTATGCGATCTTGGGAAATCCGCAGATCATGGGCCCCGATTTCTGCCCGTTCCATACGGCATTGGCAACTGGGATGAGCAGCAGCAGCACGTTGCAGACGGACGACAATCGGTATTACCAAGTCCACGTCGCACCGCTAACCGATGCGGCCACCGACAATGCAGCGTTAGTGGCCACGGTTAGCGACATTACAAGCGAAATCCTGCAACAACAAAAGCTAGCCGCAATTCACCAGGCTGGACTACAGCTCACGGACTTGAAGCCCGATGAGATCTTCGCCATGGATACCAGCGCGAGGATCGAATTGCTCAAGGACAACATTCGCTACTACACGGCCGATTTGCTGAATGTGGAAGTGATTGAGATCCGCCTTCTAGAGCAGTCGACCGGCAACCTCATGCCGCTGCTCAGCGTGGGCATCAACCAAGAGGCAGCCGATCGAAAATTGTATGCGCGGCCACAGGGCAATGGTGTCACCGGCTACGTAGCCTCCACGGGCAAGAGCTATCTCTGCGAAGATGCACGGCAAGATCCGCTCTACCTTCAAGCATTTGCGGGAGCCGCCAGTTCACTAACGGTGCCGCTCATCCTGCACGACACCATCATCGGTACAATCAATGTCGAGAGCAATGTTGTCTGTGCCTTCGATTCCACCGACTTGCAATTTCTCGAGATCTTCTCGCGCGACGTCGCTGTGGCTCTAAACACTCTTGAATTGTTGGTCGCGCAAAAGAACAACGCGGCTCAGCAGAGCTGTGAGGCCATTCACAGTGCAGTGGCGTTGCCAGTGGATCACATCCTCAATGACGCGGTGAGCGTTATTGAGAAGTACATCGGCCAAGACCCTGAAGTCGTCGACCGACTTCAACGAATCTTGCAGGAGGCACGCGACATTCGCAGGGTCATCCAGCAAATTGGCCAAAAAATGGCTCCCGCCGAAGCTTTACCCGCTGGCTGCACCGAACAATTGCACCACAAACTACGTGGTAAGCGGATCTTAGTGGTGGATTCCGACCTGCAGGTCTTGAACGACGCCCATATGCTCCTCGAACGCTTTGGCTGTATCGTCGAAGCGGCCCATTCAGGTGACGAAGCAGGTAGCATGTATCGCAACAGCCGGCTCGATGCTGCCTATGACGTGGTCATCTCAGCCGTCAATCTGCCAGATTACAGCGGATACCAACTCATGTTGCGATTGCTGCAGATTACCGAACGCGTTCCGATGGCACTGATGACCGGTTTCGGCTACGACCCCGGCCACTCGATCGTGAAAGCTCGGCAGGCTGGCTTGCATCCCAAAGCCTTGCTCTATAAGCCCTTCAAATTGGCACAGCTCTTGGGCGTTGTAGAGATCGTACTCGATGGTCCTCAGCCAACTCGGGATCCCCTCTAG